A genomic stretch from Vulpes lagopus strain Blue_001 chromosome 11, ASM1834538v1, whole genome shotgun sequence includes:
- the TMEM80 gene encoding transmembrane protein 80 has translation MAAARRGRASSTVLSSVSLQMLLCLSGAYDALYFLATLLLIIYKSQVFTYPYPHLVLDLSLLLLTGILEVARLYLGTKGNLTEAEVPLAISLVLTAGSALLSAHFLLWQTLVLRADSILGATRLALHGLEAALQLVAVAAFVS, from the exons GGAGAGCGTCGTCCACGGTG CTCTCGTCCGTGTCTCTGCAAATGCTCCTCTGCCTGAGTGGGGCGTATGATGCCCTGTATTTCTTGGCCACGCTGCTCCTGATCATATATAAAA GTCAGGTTTTCACTTATCCTTATCCTCACCTGGTGCTTGACCTGAGTCTGCTGCTCCTGACAGGGATTCTGGAAGTGGCTCGGTTATATCTTG GCACCAAGGGCAACCTGACGGAGGCGGAGGTGCCACTGGCCATCAGCCTGGTCCTTACCGCGGGGAGCGCCCTGCTGTCTGCCCACTTCCTTCTCTGGCAGACCCTGGTGCTGCGGGCCGACTCCATCCTTGGCGCCACACGCCTGGCGCTGCACGGCCTGGAGGCCGCCCTGCAGCTGGTGGCTGTCGCCGCCTTCGTCAGCTAG
- the EPS8L2 gene encoding epidermal growth factor receptor kinase substrate 8-like protein 2 isoform X1 translates to MSQLGSVSCCPGAANGSLGRSDGVAKMSAKDLFEQRKKYSNSNIIMHETSQYHVQHLATFIMDKSEAIVSVDDAIRKLVQLSSKEKVWTQEMLLQVNDQSLRLLDIESQEELENFPLPTVRHSQTVLNQLRYPSVLLLVCQDSEQSKPDIHFFYCDEVEADLVHEDIESALADCRQGKKMRPQTLKGHQEKIRQRQSVLPPTKDPAPIPFQRYGSDSPTSKNRVGPPMPLSEPGFRRRESQDEEPRALLAQKIEKETQILNCALDDIEWFVARLQKAAEAFKQLNQRKKGKKKGKKGPAEGVLTLRARPPSEAQFVDCFQKIKLALNLLAKLQKHIQNPSAAELVHFLFGPLDLIVSTCGGPDIARSVTSPLLSRDAVGFLRGHLVPKETTLWESLGETWTRPRSEWPREPLVPLYVPKFHSGWEPPLDVLQDAPWEVEAPENEPIPANRLSFRSSPKHNLVSEPTCPPPGDIPPAVSSPQAHRGYAPAPAMAKYVRILYDFTARNANELSVLKDEVLEVLEDDHQWWKLRNRSGQAGYVPCNILDETRLEDASLEQAGLKYWGPSSPTHKLPRSFAGDKDELIHHMDEVNDELIRRISHIRTQPQRNFRVERSQPVGLPLTYESGPAEVRAWLEAKAFSARIVENLGILTGPQLFSLNKDELKKVCGEEGIRVYSQLTVQKAVLEEQQGGSELEELMSKFHSKNQRRVEDDI, encoded by the exons ATGAGCCAGCTGGGGTCTGTGAGCTGCTGCCCTGGTGCTGCCAA cgGCAGCCTGGGCCGGTCTGACGGTGTGGCCAAGATGAGTGCCAAGGACCTGTTCG AACAGAGGAAGAAGTACTCCAACTCCAACATCATCATGCACGAGACCTCCCAGTACCACGTCCAG CACCTGGCCACGTTCATCATGGACAAGAGTGAGGCCATTGTGTCCGTGGATGACGCCATCCGGAAACTGGTGCAGCTGAGCTCCAAGGAGAAAGTGTGGACGCAGGAGATGCTGCTGCAGGTCAACGATCAGTCACTGCGGCTGCTGGACATAGAGTCCCAG GAGGAGCTGGAGAACTTCCCGCTGCCCACCGTGCGGCACAGCCAGACGGTGCTGAACCAGCTGCGCTACCCCTCGGTGCTGCTGCTCGTGTGCCAGGACTCAGAGCAGAGCAAACCTGACATCCACTTCTTCTACTGCGACGaggtggag GCGGACCTGGTGCACGAGGACATCGAGAGCGCGCTGGCCGACTGCCGTCAAGGGAAGAAGATGCGGCCGCAGACCCTGAA GGGCCACCAGGAGAAGATCCGGCAGCGGCAGTCGGTCCTGCCCCCCACCAAGGACCCGGCCCCCATCCCCTTCCAGCGCTACGGCAGTGACTCCCCAACCAGCAAGAACCGGGTGGGCCCGCCGATGCCGCTCAGTGAGCCAG GCTTCCGCCGTCGGGAGTCGCAGGACGAGGAGCCGCGCGCCCTGCTGGCCCAGAAGATAGAAAAGGAAACG CAAATCCTCAACTGTGCCCTGGACGACATCGAGTGGTTCGTGGCTCGGCTGCAGAAGGCGGCAGAGGCTTTCAAGCAGCTGAACCAGCgcaagaaggggaagaagaaggggaagaaggggccAGCAG AGGGGGTCCTCACACTGAGGGCAAGGCCCCCCTCCGAGGCCCAGTTTGTCGACTGTTTTCAGAAGATCAAGCTGGCTCTCAACCTTCTC GCCAAGCTGCAGAAGCACATCCAGAACCCCAGTGCTGCAGAACTCGTGCACTTCCTCTTCGGACCTCTGGACCTG ATCGTCAGCACCTGTGGGGGCCCAGACATCGCCCGCTCCGTCACCAGCCCCCTGCTTTCCCGCGACGCCGTGGGCTTCCTGCGAGGCCACCTGGTCCCCAAGGAGACGACGCTGTGGGAGTCTCTCGGGGAGACATGGACTCGTCCTCG CTCTGAGTGGCCGCGGGAGCCCCTGGTGCCCCTGTACGTGCCCAAGTTCCACAGTGGCTGGGAGCCGCCCCTGGACGTGCTGCAGGACGCTCCCTGGGAAGTGGAGGCCCCGGAGAACGAG CCGATCCCAGCGAACCGGCTATCCTTTCGAAGCTCCCCCAAACACAACCTGGTATCCGAGCCCACATGTCCACCTCCGGGAGACATCCCCCCCGCAGTCAGCTCCCCGCAGGCTCACAG GGGCTACGCACCCGCGCCAGCCATGGCCAAGTACGTCAGGATCCTCTATGACTTCACGGCCCGCAATGCCAACGAGCTGTCGGTGCTCAAGGACGAGGTCCTGGAG GTGCTGGAGGATGACCACCAGTGGTGGAAGCTTCGCAATCGCAGCGGCCAGGCGGGCTACGTGCCCTGCAACATCCTGGACGAGACTCGGCTGGAGGACGCCTCCCTGGAGCAG GCCGGTCTGAAATACTGGggtccctccagccccacccacaAGCTGCCCCGGAGCTTCGCGGGGGACAAAGACG AGCTGATCCACCACATGGACGAGGTCAACGACGAGCTCATCAGGAGGATCAGCCACATCAGGACGCAGCCGCAGCGGAACTTCCGCGTGGAGCGCAGCCAGCCCGTGGGCCTGCCGCTCACCTACGAGTCCGGGCCCGCGGAGGTCCGCGCCTGGCTGGAGGCCAAGGCCTTCAGCGCCCG GATCGTGGAGAACCTGGGCATCCTGACGGGCCCGCAGCTCTTCTCGCTCAACAAGGACGAGCTGAAGAAGGTGTGCGGAGAGGAGGGCATCCGCGTGTACAGCCAGCTCACCGTGCAGAAGGCGGTCCTGGAG GAGCAGCAAGGTGGGTCGGAGCTGGAGGAGCTCATGAGCAAGTTTCATTCCAAGAACCAGAGGAGGGTGGAGGACGACATTTAG
- the EPS8L2 gene encoding epidermal growth factor receptor kinase substrate 8-like protein 2 isoform X2, giving the protein MHETSQYHVQHLATFIMDKSEAIVSVDDAIRKLVQLSSKEKVWTQEMLLQVNDQSLRLLDIESQEELENFPLPTVRHSQTVLNQLRYPSVLLLVCQDSEQSKPDIHFFYCDEVEADLVHEDIESALADCRQGKKMRPQTLKGHQEKIRQRQSVLPPTKDPAPIPFQRYGSDSPTSKNRVGPPMPLSEPGFRRRESQDEEPRALLAQKIEKETQILNCALDDIEWFVARLQKAAEAFKQLNQRKKGKKKGKKGPAEGVLTLRARPPSEAQFVDCFQKIKLALNLLAKLQKHIQNPSAAELVHFLFGPLDLIVSTCGGPDIARSVTSPLLSRDAVGFLRGHLVPKETTLWESLGETWTRPRSEWPREPLVPLYVPKFHSGWEPPLDVLQDAPWEVEAPENEPIPANRLSFRSSPKHNLVSEPTCPPPGDIPPAVSSPQAHRGYAPAPAMAKYVRILYDFTARNANELSVLKDEVLEVLEDDHQWWKLRNRSGQAGYVPCNILDETRLEDASLEQAGLKYWGPSSPTHKLPRSFAGDKDELIHHMDEVNDELIRRISHIRTQPQRNFRVERSQPVGLPLTYESGPAEVRAWLEAKAFSARIVENLGILTGPQLFSLNKDELKKVCGEEGIRVYSQLTVQKAVLEEQQGGSELEELMSKFHSKNQRRVEDDI; this is encoded by the exons ATGCACGAGACCTCCCAGTACCACGTCCAG CACCTGGCCACGTTCATCATGGACAAGAGTGAGGCCATTGTGTCCGTGGATGACGCCATCCGGAAACTGGTGCAGCTGAGCTCCAAGGAGAAAGTGTGGACGCAGGAGATGCTGCTGCAGGTCAACGATCAGTCACTGCGGCTGCTGGACATAGAGTCCCAG GAGGAGCTGGAGAACTTCCCGCTGCCCACCGTGCGGCACAGCCAGACGGTGCTGAACCAGCTGCGCTACCCCTCGGTGCTGCTGCTCGTGTGCCAGGACTCAGAGCAGAGCAAACCTGACATCCACTTCTTCTACTGCGACGaggtggag GCGGACCTGGTGCACGAGGACATCGAGAGCGCGCTGGCCGACTGCCGTCAAGGGAAGAAGATGCGGCCGCAGACCCTGAA GGGCCACCAGGAGAAGATCCGGCAGCGGCAGTCGGTCCTGCCCCCCACCAAGGACCCGGCCCCCATCCCCTTCCAGCGCTACGGCAGTGACTCCCCAACCAGCAAGAACCGGGTGGGCCCGCCGATGCCGCTCAGTGAGCCAG GCTTCCGCCGTCGGGAGTCGCAGGACGAGGAGCCGCGCGCCCTGCTGGCCCAGAAGATAGAAAAGGAAACG CAAATCCTCAACTGTGCCCTGGACGACATCGAGTGGTTCGTGGCTCGGCTGCAGAAGGCGGCAGAGGCTTTCAAGCAGCTGAACCAGCgcaagaaggggaagaagaaggggaagaaggggccAGCAG AGGGGGTCCTCACACTGAGGGCAAGGCCCCCCTCCGAGGCCCAGTTTGTCGACTGTTTTCAGAAGATCAAGCTGGCTCTCAACCTTCTC GCCAAGCTGCAGAAGCACATCCAGAACCCCAGTGCTGCAGAACTCGTGCACTTCCTCTTCGGACCTCTGGACCTG ATCGTCAGCACCTGTGGGGGCCCAGACATCGCCCGCTCCGTCACCAGCCCCCTGCTTTCCCGCGACGCCGTGGGCTTCCTGCGAGGCCACCTGGTCCCCAAGGAGACGACGCTGTGGGAGTCTCTCGGGGAGACATGGACTCGTCCTCG CTCTGAGTGGCCGCGGGAGCCCCTGGTGCCCCTGTACGTGCCCAAGTTCCACAGTGGCTGGGAGCCGCCCCTGGACGTGCTGCAGGACGCTCCCTGGGAAGTGGAGGCCCCGGAGAACGAG CCGATCCCAGCGAACCGGCTATCCTTTCGAAGCTCCCCCAAACACAACCTGGTATCCGAGCCCACATGTCCACCTCCGGGAGACATCCCCCCCGCAGTCAGCTCCCCGCAGGCTCACAG GGGCTACGCACCCGCGCCAGCCATGGCCAAGTACGTCAGGATCCTCTATGACTTCACGGCCCGCAATGCCAACGAGCTGTCGGTGCTCAAGGACGAGGTCCTGGAG GTGCTGGAGGATGACCACCAGTGGTGGAAGCTTCGCAATCGCAGCGGCCAGGCGGGCTACGTGCCCTGCAACATCCTGGACGAGACTCGGCTGGAGGACGCCTCCCTGGAGCAG GCCGGTCTGAAATACTGGggtccctccagccccacccacaAGCTGCCCCGGAGCTTCGCGGGGGACAAAGACG AGCTGATCCACCACATGGACGAGGTCAACGACGAGCTCATCAGGAGGATCAGCCACATCAGGACGCAGCCGCAGCGGAACTTCCGCGTGGAGCGCAGCCAGCCCGTGGGCCTGCCGCTCACCTACGAGTCCGGGCCCGCGGAGGTCCGCGCCTGGCTGGAGGCCAAGGCCTTCAGCGCCCG GATCGTGGAGAACCTGGGCATCCTGACGGGCCCGCAGCTCTTCTCGCTCAACAAGGACGAGCTGAAGAAGGTGTGCGGAGAGGAGGGCATCCGCGTGTACAGCCAGCTCACCGTGCAGAAGGCGGTCCTGGAG GAGCAGCAAGGTGGGTCGGAGCTGGAGGAGCTCATGAGCAAGTTTCATTCCAAGAACCAGAGGAGGGTGGAGGACGACATTTAG
- the TALDO1 gene encoding transaldolase, whose protein sequence is MSGSPVKRQRMESALDQLKQVTTVVADTGDFHAIDEYKPQDATTNPSLILAAAQMPAYQQLVEEAIAYGRRLGGSQEEQIKNAIDKLFVLFGAEILKKIPGRVSTEVDARLSFDKDAMVARARRLIELYKEAGISKDRILIKLSSTWEGIQAGKELEERHGIHCNMTLLFSFAQAVACAEAGVTLISPFVGRILDWHVANTDKKSYEPLEDPGVKSVTKIYNYYKKFDYKTIVMGASFRNTGEIKALAGCDFLTISPKLLGELLKDHSQLTPVLSAKAAQASTLEKIHLDEKAFRWLHNEDQMAVEKLSDGIRKFAADAVKLERMLMDRMFSAENGK, encoded by the exons ATGTCGGGGTCGCCGGTGAAGCGGCAGAGGATGGAGAGCGCGCTGGACCAGCTCAAGCAGGTTACCACCGTGGTGGCCGACACGGGCGACTTCCACG CCATCGACGAGTACAAGCCACAGGATGCCACCACCAACCCGTCCCTGATCCTGGCTGCAGCGCAGATGCCTGCCTACCAGCAGCTGGTGGAGGAGGCCATCGCCTACGGCAGGAGGCTGGGCGG GTCGCAAGAGGAACAGATTAAAAATGCTATCGATAAGCTTTTTGTGTTGTTTGGAgcagaaatattaaagaagattCCAGGCCGTGTGTCCACAGAAGTGGACGCCAG GCTGTCGTTCGACAAGGACGCCATGGTGGCCCGAGCGCGGCGGCTCATCGAGCTCTACAAGGAAGCTGGGATCAGCAAGGACCGCATCCTCATAAAGCTCTCGTCTACCTGGGAGGGCATTCAGGCTGGGAA GGAGCTGGAGGAGCGACACGGCATCCACTGCAACATGACGCTGCTCTTCTCCTTCGCCCAGGCTGTGGCCTGCGCCGAGGCGGGAGTCACACTCATCTCCCCCTTCGTGGGTCGCATCCTCGACTGGCACGTGGCCAACACGGACAAGAAGTCCTACGAGCCTCTGGAGGACCCCG GAGTGAAGAGCGTCACCAAGATCTACAACTACTACAAGAAGTTTGACTACAAGACCATTGTCATGGGTGCCTCCTTCCGCAACACAGGCGAGATCAAAGCACTGGCGGGCTGCGACTTCCTCACCATCTCGCCCAAGCTGCTGGGGGAGCTGCTCAAGGACCACAGCCAGCTGACCCCCGTGCTGTCGGCCAAGGCGG cccaggccagcaCCCTGGAGAAGATTCACCTGGATGAAAAGGCCTTCCGCTGGCTGCACAACGAGGACCAGATGGCTGTGGAGAAGTTGTCGGACGGCATCCGCAAGTTTGCTGCTGACGCCGTGAAGCTTGAGCGCATGCTGATG GACCGCATGTTCAGCGCAGAGAATGGGAAATAG
- the GATD1 gene encoding glutamine amidotransferase-like class 1 domain-containing protein 1 isoform X1 — MASDRLPSRPACLLVASGAAEGVSAPSFLHCFTLASAAFNLQVATPGGKTMDFVDVNESNARWVQDFRLKAYASPAKLESIDGARYHALLIPSCPGALADLASSGSLARILQHFRSESKPICAVGHGVAALCCATNEDRSWVFQGYSVTGPSVYELVRAPGFARLPLVVEDFVKDAGACFSASEPDAVHVVLDRHLVTGQNAGSTVPAVQNLLFLCGSRK, encoded by the exons ATGGCGTCCGATCGGCTGCCGAGCCGGCCCGCCTGCCTCCTGGTGGCCAGCGGCGCCGCCGAGG GTGTGTCTGCCCCATCCTTCCTGCACTGCTTCACGCTGGCCAGCGCTGCTTTCAACTTGCAGGTGGCCACCCCTGGG GGGAAGACCATGGACTTCGTGGACGTGAACGAGAGTAATGCCCGCTGGGTGCAGGACTTCCGCCTCAAGGCGTATGCCAGCCCTGCCAAGCTGGAGTCCATTGATG GTGCCCGGTACCACGCCCTCCTGATTCCCagctgccctggggccctggccgACCTGGCCAGCAGCGGGTCCCTGGCCCGCATCCTCCAGCACTTCCGCTCAGAGAGCA AGCCCATCTGTGCTGTGGGCCACGGCGTCGCCGCCCTCTGCTGCGCCACCAACGAGGACCGATCCTGGGTCTTCCAGGGCTACAGTGTCACGGGG CCCTCCGTGTACGAGCTTGTCAGGGCGCCCGGCTTTGCCCGCTTGCCCCTGGTTGTGGAGGACTTCGTGAAGGACGCGGGCGCCTGCTTCAGTG CCAGTGAGCCCGACGCCGTGCATGTGGTGCTGGACCGCCACCTGGTCACCGGCCAGAACGCCGGCTCCACCGTCCCCGCCGTGCAGAACCTGCTCTTCCTCTGTGGCAGCCG GAAGTGA
- the GATD1 gene encoding glutamine amidotransferase-like class 1 domain-containing protein 1 isoform X2 — MASDRLPSRPACLLVASGAAEGVSAPSFLHCFTLASAAFNLQVATPGGKTMDFVDVNESNARWVQDFRLKAYASPAKLESIDGARYHALLIPSCPGALADLASSGSLARILQHFRSESKPICAVGHGVAALCCATNEDRSWVFQGYSVTGPSVYELVRAPGFARLPLVVEDFVKDAGACFSASEPDAVHVVLDRHLVTGQNAGSTVPAVQNLLFLCGSR; from the exons ATGGCGTCCGATCGGCTGCCGAGCCGGCCCGCCTGCCTCCTGGTGGCCAGCGGCGCCGCCGAGG GTGTGTCTGCCCCATCCTTCCTGCACTGCTTCACGCTGGCCAGCGCTGCTTTCAACTTGCAGGTGGCCACCCCTGGG GGGAAGACCATGGACTTCGTGGACGTGAACGAGAGTAATGCCCGCTGGGTGCAGGACTTCCGCCTCAAGGCGTATGCCAGCCCTGCCAAGCTGGAGTCCATTGATG GTGCCCGGTACCACGCCCTCCTGATTCCCagctgccctggggccctggccgACCTGGCCAGCAGCGGGTCCCTGGCCCGCATCCTCCAGCACTTCCGCTCAGAGAGCA AGCCCATCTGTGCTGTGGGCCACGGCGTCGCCGCCCTCTGCTGCGCCACCAACGAGGACCGATCCTGGGTCTTCCAGGGCTACAGTGTCACGGGG CCCTCCGTGTACGAGCTTGTCAGGGCGCCCGGCTTTGCCCGCTTGCCCCTGGTTGTGGAGGACTTCGTGAAGGACGCGGGCGCCTGCTTCAGTG CCAGTGAGCCCGACGCCGTGCATGTGGTGCTGGACCGCCACCTGGTCACCGGCCAGAACGCCGGCTCCACCGTCCCCGCCGTGCAGAACCTGCTCTTCCTCTGTGGCAGCCGGTGA